The proteins below come from a single Chthoniobacterales bacterium genomic window:
- a CDS encoding hemolysin family protein, with translation MNFLFSPFLAAGPLAEAIAEHWDPPLVLLGKLAVIVGLVALNAFFVAIEFAIVKVRSSQLDALEDEGNARAVFAKHVRSHLDAYLSATQLGITLASLALGWIGEAFLARMLEPAFGLMNVHSHALISTISITLAFIGITFLHIVFGELAPKYIAIGSPLSVSLALARPLGGFYILFKPAIWILNRSSNFFLQRLLRIKPVAGSELAHSEEELRLILDESEKSDEVSELGRDLLVNALDLRQRVVRDIMTPRGEVVFLDLEESFEANVKKALESRHTRFPLCRGHLDNAVGLIHIKELMPMLRDPQPDLLRIKRELIPVPEMMSLEKLLTLFLTRHAHLAIGVDEYGGTVGMVTLENVLEEIVGDIQDEFDAEKTEFRKINENEFSVDGALGLYELRDLAGLELESADVSTIGGYVTHLLGHLPQKGEQVQIDNYVVTVSQSDGRRVGQVHFRKLKEDVAADGSAKPEIET, from the coding sequence ATGAACTTTTTGTTTTCTCCTTTTCTCGCGGCCGGGCCGTTGGCCGAAGCCATTGCCGAACACTGGGACCCGCCGCTGGTCCTTCTCGGCAAACTCGCGGTCATCGTTGGGCTCGTAGCGCTCAACGCCTTTTTCGTCGCGATTGAATTCGCGATCGTGAAAGTGCGCAGCAGCCAGCTCGATGCGCTGGAGGACGAAGGGAATGCGCGAGCGGTTTTCGCGAAACACGTCCGGTCGCATCTCGACGCCTATCTTTCCGCGACCCAACTTGGGATAACCCTGGCGAGCCTTGCCCTGGGGTGGATCGGCGAGGCATTCCTGGCGCGCATGCTCGAGCCGGCGTTCGGTCTCATGAATGTGCATTCGCACGCCCTGATCTCGACGATCTCGATCACCCTGGCTTTTATCGGGATCACATTTCTCCACATCGTTTTTGGTGAGCTGGCCCCGAAATACATCGCCATCGGAAGCCCGCTCTCCGTTTCGCTCGCGCTCGCCCGGCCACTTGGCGGCTTTTACATCCTTTTCAAGCCGGCCATCTGGATCCTGAACAGGTCGTCGAATTTTTTCCTGCAACGTTTGCTGCGGATCAAGCCGGTCGCCGGCTCCGAGCTCGCCCACAGCGAGGAAGAATTGCGCCTCATTCTCGACGAGAGCGAAAAGTCCGACGAGGTCTCGGAGCTCGGGCGCGATCTCCTGGTCAACGCCCTCGATCTGCGGCAACGGGTGGTGCGCGATATCATGACGCCGCGCGGCGAAGTGGTGTTTCTCGATCTCGAGGAAAGCTTCGAAGCGAACGTGAAGAAGGCGCTGGAATCGCGCCACACGCGGTTTCCGCTCTGCCGCGGGCATCTCGATAACGCGGTGGGCCTCATTCATATCAAGGAGCTGATGCCGATGCTGCGCGATCCGCAGCCGGACCTCCTCCGGATCAAGCGCGAGCTGATTCCGGTGCCGGAGATGATGTCGCTCGAGAAACTGCTCACCCTTTTTCTGACCCGACACGCCCACCTCGCCATCGGCGTGGATGAATACGGCGGCACGGTCGGGATGGTGACCCTCGAAAATGTGCTCGAGGAAATCGTGGGCGATATCCAGGACGAATTCGATGCCGAGAAAACGGAGTTCCGGAAGATCAACGAAAATGAATTTTCGGTCGATGGAGCGCTCGGCCTTTATGAGCTCCGGGACCTGGCGGGCCTGGAATTGGAGAGCGCGGATGTGAGCACGATTGGCGGTTACGTGACCCATTTGCTCGGCCACCTTCCGCAAAAGGGCGAGCAGGTGCAGATCGATAATTACGTCGTGACGGTTTCCCAGTCCGACGGACGCCGGGTCGGCCAGGTGCACTTCCGCAAGCTGAAAGAGGACGTCGCGGCCGACGGTTCGGCGAAGCCGGAAATCGAGACTTAG
- a CDS encoding response regulator — MELTWGAFGVGESARRWSSFFPFAAANPETASPSSKATGTRQAGTDNRCRILVVEDHLDTLRSLKLLLTRLGYHVLIAKNMTEALGLAEDEPFDILLSDIGLPDGSGLELIRRLRHIRNVPALAISGFGMEEDVQRSRDAGFADHLTKPVSLDRLQSAISDLEGQAG, encoded by the coding sequence ATGGAATTGACCTGGGGAGCGTTCGGGGTTGGGGAATCTGCGCGGCGTTGGTCTTCCTTCTTTCCCTTTGCCGCCGCGAATCCCGAAACGGCCAGCCCTTCATCCAAAGCCACAGGAACGCGCCAGGCCGGCACGGACAACCGCTGCCGGATTCTCGTGGTCGAGGATCACCTCGACACCCTGCGCTCGCTGAAGCTTCTCCTGACGCGCCTCGGCTATCATGTCCTCATCGCCAAGAATATGACGGAAGCCCTTGGCCTCGCAGAGGACGAGCCGTTCGACATTCTCCTGAGCGACATCGGCCTGCCCGATGGCAGCGGCCTCGAGCTCATCCGGCGGCTCCGCCACATCCGCAACGTCCCCGCGCTCGCCATTAGCGGATTCGGGATGGAGGAAGACGTGCAACGAAGCCGTGACGCCGGGTTCGCGGATCACCTGACCAAGCCGGTCAGCCTCGATCGCCTGCAATCCGCCATTTCCGACCTCGAAGGCCAGGCGGGCTAA
- the mntR gene encoding transcriptional regulator MntR, translating to MKLNICQLTNIFILRYRPIPLPSFAVATSRKPRRNSAAVEDYLERILELIDSKGYARVVDIATSLKISQASVSNMVQRLDGEGLLKYEKYRGLVLTTAGETLARNIIRRHQLLTDFLTLLGLDPQVIHHDVEGMEHHISAPTLKAIAALTAQLKRRPALLAQVTK from the coding sequence TTGAAACTAAATATCTGTCAACTGACAAATATTTTTATTTTGCGCTATCGACCGATCCCGCTACCTTCTTTCGCCGTGGCCACTTCCCGCAAACCCCGTCGCAATTCCGCCGCGGTCGAGGACTACCTCGAGCGGATCCTCGAGTTGATCGACTCGAAGGGCTACGCCCGGGTGGTCGACATCGCCACCAGCCTGAAGATCTCGCAGGCCAGTGTCAGTAACATGGTGCAGCGCCTCGATGGCGAGGGCCTCCTCAAATACGAGAAGTACCGCGGCCTTGTCCTAACCACCGCCGGTGAAACCCTGGCCCGGAACATCATCCGCCGGCACCAGCTCCTGACCGATTTCCTGACTCTGCTGGGCCTCGATCCCCAGGTGATTCATCATGATGTCGAAGGCATGGAGCATCACATCAGCGCGCCGACATTGAAGGCGATCGCAGCTTTGACCGCGCAGCTCAAGCGACGGCCGGCCTTGTTGGCGCAGGTGACCAAGTAG
- a CDS encoding Nramp family divalent metal transporter — MANISPPETSHSTAGWRAVPELPSLSEVHRSLVVPASASFFRKLIAFAGPGFLVAVGYMDPGNWATDLAGGSKYNYTLLSVIMLSNLMAILLQALSLKLGIATGRDLAQACRDHYSKPVSFFLWVICEIAIAACDLAEVIGSAIALNLLFGLPLLAGVCVTSLDVLFVLFLQNKGFRYIEALVITLILLIGGCFTWEIIASRPDLLGIAKGFVPSPQIVSDPGMLYIAIGILGATVMPHNLYLHSSIVQTRRYELTSPGKREAIKFATIDSTVALMFALFINAAILIVAAATFYTHGRNDVAEIQEAYKLLTPLLGATGASTLFALALLASGQNSTLTGTLAGQIVMEGFLNIRLRPWLRRLITRLIAIIPAVIVTIISGEKGTTNLLVLSQVILSLQLSFAVFPLVLFTSDKVKMGEFVNSPVVKWLAWTIAIVIALLNAWLLFQTFRGWLGLE; from the coding sequence ATGGCTAATATTAGCCCCCCGGAAACTTCGCATTCCACCGCGGGGTGGCGGGCCGTCCCGGAGCTGCCGAGCCTTTCGGAAGTTCACCGCAGCCTGGTCGTCCCCGCTTCGGCCAGCTTCTTCCGCAAGCTCATCGCTTTTGCCGGGCCCGGTTTCCTGGTCGCCGTCGGTTACATGGATCCGGGGAATTGGGCCACCGATTTGGCCGGCGGCTCGAAGTACAACTACACGCTCCTGAGCGTGATCATGCTGTCGAACCTCATGGCCATTCTCCTCCAGGCGCTCTCCCTCAAACTGGGGATCGCCACCGGCCGCGACCTGGCCCAGGCCTGCCGCGACCATTACAGCAAGCCGGTCTCCTTTTTTCTCTGGGTGATTTGCGAAATCGCCATTGCCGCCTGCGACCTGGCGGAAGTCATCGGTTCCGCCATCGCCCTGAATCTGCTGTTCGGCCTGCCGCTGCTCGCGGGCGTCTGCGTCACCTCGCTGGATGTGTTGTTCGTGTTGTTTTTGCAGAACAAGGGCTTTCGCTACATCGAAGCGCTGGTCATCACCCTTATCCTTCTGATCGGCGGGTGCTTTACCTGGGAAATCATCGCGTCGCGCCCGGATCTTCTTGGCATTGCGAAAGGGTTTGTGCCGTCGCCCCAGATCGTGAGCGATCCCGGCATGCTCTATATCGCGATCGGCATCCTGGGCGCGACGGTGATGCCGCATAATCTTTATCTGCATTCCTCGATCGTTCAGACGCGCCGTTATGAATTGACCTCGCCCGGCAAACGCGAAGCCATCAAGTTTGCGACCATCGACTCGACAGTTGCCCTGATGTTCGCGCTCTTCATTAACGCGGCCATCCTGATCGTGGCCGCGGCGACCTTTTACACCCACGGGCGCAACGACGTCGCGGAAATCCAGGAAGCCTACAAACTCCTGACGCCGTTGCTGGGCGCGACCGGGGCCAGCACCCTCTTCGCCCTGGCGCTGCTGGCATCGGGGCAAAACTCGACCCTGACCGGCACCCTGGCGGGCCAGATCGTGATGGAGGGCTTTCTCAATATCCGGCTGCGGCCCTGGCTTCGCCGCCTCATCACCCGACTGATCGCCATTATCCCGGCGGTCATTGTCACCATTATCTCGGGGGAAAAAGGGACGACGAACCTGCTCGTGCTCAGCCAGGTCATTCTCAGCCTGCAATTGAGTTTCGCCGTGTTTCCGCTGGTCCTGTTCACCAGCGACAAGGTGAAGATGGGCGAATTCGTCAACAGCCCGGTCGTGAAATGGCTGGCGTGGACCATTGCGATCGTGATTGCATTACTCAACGCCTGGCTCCTTTTCCAAACGTTCCGGGGCTGGCTTGGGCTGGAGTAG
- a CDS encoding universal stress protein: MYNRILVPVENRKSDQTILSHIRRLAKLVDARLTLVHVADGWAARNYERFGLQESEEMKQDRQYLSELARELESEGYEVKTILAMGDPATEIIKLAKAELVDLIAMTTHGHRLVGDLLLGSTADKVRHEVDVPVLLLKVQK, translated from the coding sequence ATGTACAACCGGATTCTCGTTCCCGTCGAAAATCGCAAATCGGACCAGACAATCCTGAGCCATATCCGTCGATTGGCGAAGCTCGTGGATGCCAGGCTGACTCTGGTCCACGTGGCCGATGGTTGGGCGGCTCGGAACTACGAGCGCTTCGGATTGCAGGAGAGCGAGGAAATGAAACAGGACCGGCAATATTTGTCGGAGCTTGCACGCGAACTGGAATCGGAAGGCTACGAGGTGAAAACGATCCTGGCGATGGGTGACCCGGCGACGGAGATCATTAAATTGGCGAAGGCGGAACTGGTCGACCTGATTGCCATGACGACCCACGGGCATCGACTCGTCGGTGATTTACTTCTGGGCAGCACAGCCGACAAAGTTCGGCACGAAGTCGATGTCCCGGTGTTGCTGCTGAAGGTCCAAAAATGA